The Fischerella sp. PCC 9605 genome includes the window CAGTGCTTTCAGGTTTTTAGCGGATTGATTTAGCATACCAAGTACTGAAGAGCCGAAAATTATTGGCATAGGAGATACGAAGAAAGTGAAAAAGCCTTATGCTCTTGAGTTACAGATTTAAAAAACGATACTTCGCGCTCGCTGTAATTTGTCTTACGCCTGTAATTCTACCAGTGATAGCAATTACAGCGTTTAGTATTTATCTTTATAACAGTAAAAACAACATCCATCAGGCTGATGCGGCAATTGTTTTAGGAGCCGCAGCATGGGAAGATAAACCATCTCCGGTTTTTAGAGAACGAATTAATCACGCAATTAATCTCTATAAAACTGGAAATGTTCACAACATCATTTTTACAGGCGGAATTGGCAAAAATAGTGAATATGCTGAAGCAATTGTTGGTAAACAATATGCGATCGCGCATGGCGTAAAAAAGTCTGATATCCTAATCGAAGCCGAATCACTAACAACTCTCCAAAACATTAAAAATGCTTTAAAAGTGGCTTCGTCCACTCAGTTATCCAAGTTTCTCATTGTTAGCGACCCTTTACATTTAAAACGAGCAGTTTTGATGGCGCAAGACTTAGGAATGGATGCACATCCATCTGGAACACCAACTAGTCGTTATCGCAGTTTCAAAAGTAAGCTGAAATTTTTGGTGCGAGAAACTTATAGTTATTTTATCTACCTTTTGTTGAGAATTTAATTTTTTTATCCATCAAGCTTTGATTATTAGTTGATAATCAGCGATTAAAAAGTCAACAAAAGGGCTGCATAACTGACCGCACCAAGAGCAAACGCCCAAAAGCGACTTTCCCGTTCCTCCGGAAGTTCTTCCTTGAGAACATTAAGGACTACACCTCCGGCTAAAAAGGCAAAAAGAACCGCAACTGCTGCACGATGGATTTCAGTGCCACTACCAATTACCCAACCAACAATAATTGCTGCTGCCAACAGCCATCGTCCAATCCGGTCATAAATTTCCTTGTGATGTTCGCGTAAACCATTATCGTTAACAACGAAATGCAAAGCCATCGCAAAGAAGAACAAAAGTAAACTTTCAATACCCGGTTCTTCTCGGTGAAGCAACAAGTAACCGATTAAAGCATTGTAAACACCAAAAGAAGCAATATGTATCCAAAAAACACCTGAAGAAGTTATATCTCTTTGACCTGCTTTTTGATTGTTTTGACGTGACCTTTTCGCAAGTCTTTCTAAAGCATAAAAAACTGATAAACCTACAAGTGCAACCAAATAAACGTGATGTTCCAAGAATGCAATTCTAAAGTCTATATTTTGAATTGTTTCCTGTGCTTGACTCAATTCAGGCAAGATGTGAACGAAAACATAAGCAACAGATACCCCACTGCCAAAAGAAAGCCAACGACTACGCGGAATAGTTCTAAGGAAGCGTAACTTACCAGAGAAGATATGTATAATAGCTAAGAAAATAGCACACAAAGCGGAAATAAGAAGAATATTAGAGTTAGATACTGATTGCTCTGCGACTGCAAACATAATTTCTACTAGCTCATTTGAAAAGTATAAAAATTGCCTGCATATTCTTTGAAATCATAAATATAATTCACATATTTTCTGGGATAAATTTGTTGATTTTTATCTGATGTCACCAGTTGATATATATTAAAGCGCTTCTGGACAGTAGCCTAGATACTTTGATTGCACATAACCACCGAAAGGCAGTACAATTTGTACCCAACCATTTTTAGAGTTCATAATGACAATGTTTAAGCAAATTAAAAGCAAACTTTTTAATTTATATAGCGAGTCGTCTTGCTGCACCACCAATTGTTGAAGGTAGCCCCAAAATAATGGTGTAAGGTATAAAGCTTTGCTTCTTCAACACATACTAGTCCGTGATGAGTGACTGTTTCCCCTGCCCAAAGAGCGCGGATAACATCAACACATTCCTTGAGACGGGCATTGCGATCGCTCTTGCAAGGCCAATGTTCTCCGGTAATATGTTCGTTGACTGCTTGACCGCTACCTACGGTGAGCCAAAAGCGGTTAGGAAACATTTCTGCCAACGTTGCCGCTGCTTGGGCAATAATAGCGGGATGATACCGTTCTTTGTCCAGGAGCGCAAACAACCCGATAGGAAAGTGTCGGAGTAGCTTGCATTGCTGCACCCAACCACGACCAAGTGAAACCGCTTTGTCCTTGGTCTTCGCTCCAAGGGTGGAAGTGATCGGAAGACAGAGCAAGGGTAAAACCTGCTTGTTCTGCCATCTGTACGTACTTTAACAATTCGCTGGGTTTGAATTGTTCGTGGGAAGCGTGATATCCAATCTTAGCCATAAAGTTTTCTCCGTAGTAATGTATTTAAATGCGAACGTTAGAGTTAGTAATTTTCCGATAACGAGCCTCGACCATTGAATGGATGCCGTAAGCAATTAGACCACTTGCCACCAAACCCAAAATCAAAGCTCCAAAGGGTTGTTGTGCTAGAATTGCTAATGCTTCACCCAAACCTCTAGCTTTATTCGCATTAGACAGACGTGCTGCCTGAATAAAGAAAATGCCAATGATACCAAAAACAACGCCACGGGAAGCAATCCCAAATCTGCCGATACGCATTGCCCAGGTTTGCTCAATGGCAGTCATTTCATGCAGTTTGAATTGGCGGCGGAACTTACCCTTGTATGCTTCATATAAGTAATAGATCCCAACACCAATTGCGATCGCCCCAACCAATCCCACCAACCACTGTCCGAAGGGTTGAGCTAGCAACCGCGCTGTCCAATCTTCAGTAGAATTGCGGTTAATATCATCTGCATCGATAATAATTTGCACTGCTGTCAGCGCTATACTTGCATAAGCCAAGGCATTGAAAGCATAACCAAAACGCTTGATAAATCGCTTAGCATTCATTGGTTGATCGGAGTTTTCCGGGTCAAAAATAGTCTGCACCAAACGCCAAAGAACGTACCCAACGATACCAAAACTTAGAAAACCCAGTAAAAATTTCCCAAAAGGTTGGGAAACGATCGCTAAAAACGCACCACTAATATCCGTGATTCTGCCACCAACACCAATCGCCACCTGTGCCGCTAAAAAGCCGACTACAAAATATACCACTCCTTTTGCAGCATAGCCCAATCTTGCCAAGCGTTCAAAGGCAGGATGAGCAACTGCTTGCTTGACTGGTTTTTTAATTTTGTTAGTGGGTAAATTAGGTTGTGTCATTGCTTTTCATCAGCTTTCTCTGGTCTAATTGTTGCCCTTTTGCCTTTTCTTTCGGCGACGGATGAACCAAATTCCCAAACCGACAACGAGTACCACCACCACAACTATAGAAATAGGACTAAGATACTTTTTCACCAGTTGATAATTCTGCCCCAGCACAAAGCCTGCATAGCTTAACAGTCCTACCCACACAAGAGTACCAACTGTTGAGTACAGTAAGAAGGGTAGAAATGGCATCTCCTCAAAACCTGCGGGAATGGAAATCAAAGTACGAATAGCTGGAATGAGGCGACCGAAGAACACCACAGCCCACCCGTATTTTTTGAACCACCGCTTGGACTTGTCGATGTCCTCACCAGATAAAGTTAGCCACTTGCCATGCTTGTTTACCCACTGTCGCAAGCGTTTTTCACCTACACGCTTGCCTATATAGTACCAAGGTAATGCACCCAGCACAGAACCTACTGTTCCTGCCAGAATTACAAACAGCAAATTCAAGTTGCCCTGCTGGACGGTAAAGCCTGCCAATGGCATAATCACCTCTGAAGGTATGGGAGGAAAAATGTTTTCCAGCACCATTAGCAGGGCAATACCCAAGTAGCCCATCGAAGAAATTATGTTGGTAATCCAATTCAGCATAAGATGGTTCTTTTAATTACTGCTAAACTCATCGGTTAGCCGTTTCTGAGAATGCTGTTGTCTATGTTGCTGATATTGATAATTATTATCATTAAAGTGCCAAGTAGAAAGTTACCAACAAAGAACTTCCAGCCCAGTAATACCCACAGCACGATACCCAATTCAATCACTAGATTGGTAGAAGCAATTAGGAAAGAGAGGGCGTTAACTGGGTGTGCGCCTTTGACGAGTACAGAACGAGAAGCAGCGATCGCAGCAAAAGAACAAGAAGAAGATATAAAGCCAAAGAAACCAGCTAAAGCTGCTTGTTTCCAGCCGCGTTTACCCAAAACTCGCGCCATTTGGGAGCGAGTGACTATTACCTGAATTGTGGCAGAAACTGTATAACCAAACACTAGTGCCCAGAAGGATTTCCATAATATTCCCGCACTGGTTAATAAGGCTTGTCCAATTTGGTTCAACATAAGACACCCTAATAAACATCACTTTGTCATGAGTTACAAAAGTGATTAGTATTACATTACTGAGCCGCAATTTTTTCACTAACTGTTGATTGCACCCTTTGAGCAAGGTCATTTGATATTGGTATATATCCAAGTTGTGAAGCGTATTTGTCACCTTCAGTCAGCGCCCAGTTAATAAAGTTTTTGAGAGTAGTTGCTTTGGCAGGATTATCGTACTGGTTATATAGCAGGAGCCAAGTGAGACCCACAATTGGATAAGCTTGCTGTCCTGGAGGATCTGGAATTTCCAGGGCAAAGTTTTGTGGAATTGTCTGTCCTTCCAAGGCTCTAGCAGCAGATTCTGGTGATGGATCTACAAATTGACCAGCCTGATTTTCCAGAGTTGCCATATTCAAGTTATTTTCTCTGGCATAGGCATACTCAACGTAGCCGATCGCTCCCTGAGTTTGCTGAATTTGGGCTGTTATCCCTTCATTGCCTTTAGCACCGATACCTGTAGGCCAGCTGATTGATTTACCAACACCTGCTTTCCAGTTAGGACATGCCTTACTAATGTGATTGGTAAAGAGGAAGGTAGTACCGCTACCATCAGAACGATGAACAAACCTGATGGGAGTATTGGGTAGGTTAACGTTGGGGTTTTGTTTAGCAATCAGCGGATTGTCCCATGTTTTGATATCACCTTGGACAATGCCACAATAGGCTTGGCGTGAAAGCCTTAAATTTTTGACATTTCCTTCTAGATTGTAAGCAAAGACAACAGCACCACCCGTTAACGGTACTTGAATCGGTTCAGCATTATATTTCGTCCGAAACTTTTGGCGTTCTTGTTCTGTTAGAGGTGCATCGGTAGCACCAAAATCTACAGTTCCTTCTAGATACTGATTAACACCAGCACCACTACCTATTGACTGGTAGTTAATTCTGATATTGGGGTTTTGTTGGTTGTAAGCATTGAACCAAGTTTGATACAAGGGAGCAGGAAAGGATGCTCCAGCACCACTAAGAGAGACTTGGTTGCCTGGAGTCTGTGGTTGGCAAGATAATAAACCTGTAGTAAGTGCTACTCCAGTTACTGTGAGAATCCAATGAGGAGTTTTAGTATGATTAGATATGATGTTGCGGAATTTTTGTAACATGATTGCACCGTGGTTTTATAGATTCCTAAGTGTGCAGAGAATTTTGTTATTAACTAACTACGGCAATTTGATAGTTACGGTTTTCCCAGTTTTGAGAATTAGTCCAGAAGAAGGTAAAGTGAATTGGGGATTTTTGGTTAGGAGAAATAGCGATATCTACGAATTCAATATCAATTGCAGTTGTTGTTGAATCAGTGTTTTGTACCGTCTGCCAGTTATCATTAGACCAATGCAAGCGGAAGGGAGCTAATGCTTGAATTCGCAGCGTGTATCCCGCCTTCAAGGTGCAAATTTGACGGTTGAATTTCCAAATTTCTAGAAACTGAGTTGGTTTGGAATTCCCCAGATAACGATTTGCTACTTCTGGAATCCAATCAAATACCTTGCCATCTCGAACAGAACGCAGTAATTTAATATACTCTGCGTGCGCCCATGCTAAAGGCATTGCTGAACCTGTAGGTTTACCAAAATACAAATGAGAGTTCCGATAGTCTGGTTCATCCCAGATTTGTTCTGGTAACAATCCCGTGTCTGAAGCAAAGGCTTCCATCGCCTGGATCAAAGGTTGCACATCATGCCCTGCGGTTAGCTCATAATGTCCTCTTTCTCCTGTCAATAAAGGCCAGGCTCGTCCTTTGCCGTAATGTAAGAAAGGGCCGCCATCTTCTTGTTGTCCATAACCGTCATGATTGTAACGATGCCAGCAGGAGCCAAAGGGAGTGTCTACCTTCAGCACTGCATCTACGACTTTGAGAGAATCGACAATCAGGGGATCGCAGGGAGTGCGGATACCGTAGCGCACCAATTCCAAAAAGCCTGCATCAACAATTTCTTTTGCTGGAAACTGCCACTCTTCTCCAGGAGGACGATTGGCAATAGCCAGCATTCCCTGATTTGGGTCTTCATTCGGGTGGGGATCGTGAATATCTACTGGATTAATCCGAATATAATGCCGTTTAATCTCAGGAATCAAAGTTCCTTCAGTTGTTACCGTCCAGGCTTCTAAGTGATTTTCCAGAAAATCGGCGTACTCTTCAATAAATTGAGCAGTACTCAGATTTCCTCGTTCACGGGCAAAGGTTGCAGCACAGATGAGAGCTGCAATAGTTGCGGCAAGAGTTGAAGGTGAATAGCCGCTAACTTCTTCCCACCGTTCTTGCTGGGTAGCGGGGCCGTAATTGATTAAGTACTTAGTTGCCCGCATCACCATTGGGTAAGGGTCAAATTGGCGTAGGGCGTTATGCCGATAAAGCCGCCACGCCAGCATAATTGGGAAGGCTACTTCGTCAAGCTGAATTCCTGTCCAGTAGGGTTCGCCATTTATCCAAAAGTTCTGAGCAAATCCACCATCTGGCTGTTGGCTGGCAGCTAGATAAATCAATGCTTCTAAGGCAGTTGTCTTATGTCCGGCTGCAAGCAATGCTGTAACGCTATTTACCATGTCGCGAGGCCAGACCAGATGGTATCCTCCCTGTTGTTCATCACCGTGGGCATCACCTCAAGGAATTGACAGCGAAGCAATCATTGCGCCGGGATAGATTTTGTCTTCGTGTGCTAGTAACAGGCTAAAGCTACTGTGATAAAGATTACCTCCATCACCTGATACTTGTTCTAGTGGTAGGCGGTCTTCACAGGCACTGTTCCACTGGTTGATGTAGCGGGCTTTTTGTTCTTTAAAAGGAATATCCAAGGACAGCAAGAGGGTTGTCACTGCGTCGTGGAGGTGGCTAGCGAATGCCAGCCCTAACGTGAATTCCTGATAGGACATATCAATTTCCGCTGTTAGGGCAATATTCCCCCTTTGAGCTTCCTGAAACTCCCAGTCCATCTGGAAATTATCTGCTAAGTCTGTCCAACCGTCACTTTCACCAACATAGCCACAAGAGGTGCGTGTGAAGGGAACGGTTGCTGCCATTGCCAACCAGTTATTATCTTGTTGAGCGGTTAAGATTGTTACTCCTGCTACTTCTACCACTCTAGCGCTATCATTCCACCCGCCAATACCCAAGTGCGGCGCACACAGCGCGTAGAGTCGGAGTTTTGCTAATACCTGTGGATTAGCCGTAAGGCGCGTGTGTTGCAGAATGCATGAATCTCGTGGGTCAGTAATAATTTCCTTGGTAATGGTGTAGTGTCCTTCTGGATCGGAGTTGGTAATGCGGTATCCAAGAACGTGGGGGGCGATACGTTCAGTTTTGGTCTGGAGATGACGCTGTTCTTCATGGAAAAAGCTAGAGCCATCAGTAATCAAATATTGCAGATCCCGGATTTGGGGACGGTCAATGGTAGGGTAGTAAACTTCATTGAGAATGCCATTAGAAAGGGTGAACCAAACGCGACTGGAGATGGCGTAAGCTGTTCCTACCCCATCTTTATTGCCAACAGTCCAACGGGGTTCTTGTCCTGGTTGTCCAAAAGCTGTGCTTTGAGTTTGCTGTTGTGTCATTTTTAATGCCTTTCTCTTCAGTTAGAACCTGCACCTGAACCCTTGCGGAAACCTGGACAAAATTGCCCAGCCTTGGCGGTGCGGGCGTTTGATCTCACAAACTGGGAGTTGATATGTATAAAAACGCCCGCACTGCCACCCCTTTTTCAGGATTGTTACTGGGAAGATATGTATAAGGCTGGGCAATTTTGTCTAATTGTTTTTGAACCCTATGACTCCAATAAGTTGCAACAGATAGATAACTGCAAATACGGCGAAAAATATCCCCGCGATCGCAGTACCACCAAAAATTATCTTTGACGGTCGTAGTTCCTTTGGCAGCATCCGATGATTGAGGAAGAGGGTCAGTCCGGTGACAATGGGAATATGGGCAGCTTCAATTGCGCCTGCGGTTTGCAGCAAGCCGACAGGTTGACCGAAGAACAGATAAACAGCAATTGGTAAAACTGCCAGTAACACAACAATATAAAAACGCTGCAAGAACTTCTCGTTAGTCCAGCGTCCCCGCACACCAAATCCTTGTAAAATAATTTGCGTACCATCAGCAAACATCCGCCCAAAACCATCTTCGACTGAAAGTACAGTGCTACAAAAGGTAATAAAAACAATCAAAACCATAAACCAAAAGCCAAACGGCCCCCAAAGGTCGCCCAGCAAAGTTCCTAGAGTTTCTGCTACCTGATTTTCTTGTGGCACAAGTCCCTGAGGACGCAGCAACTCGCTACCAAGAATCAGGAAAGACAACGCCGCCAACAGCGCACCAACTACAGCTAAGGTATTGGATATAGTCATCAGATTTATCCAGCCGCGTAGTTTCTTTTTTTCCTCCCGATTGAGTTGCTTGGGGTCTATCCTCTCTTGTCCCTTAACACTAGCAGCACCGTAACCTCTGGCTTCTACCCAGTATGAATACCACATCAGCCCGGCTGCTCCTGCGAGCATAAAACCCAACCAAGGTAGTATTTCTTCATACCGCACATTTTGGGGAATTTGCGGTACTAACCCGGCTGCCAGTTGGCGAAAGCTGGGAAAAACAAAAATAGCAGCTGTTACCACTGCAATTGTACGGGCAATCCCCACATAAGAAGAAATTTTTTCTAATACGTTGTATTGACCTAACAAAACAATTGCCGCCGTGACAACGATGATAATCACCGTCCACAATTGGACACCTCCCCCTGTTACCAAAATTAGTGCAGTCGCAGCCGCTCCTGCTAGTCCGGCTACAGTAGAAATCGCTACCACTAATTGTGGTAGTAATATCAGCCAGATAGCCCAGTTTTTCGGGCCGGGAAGTTGCTTGAATCCTTCTAGGATGGTTGCGCCTGTGCAGACTGAAAAGCGACCCACCTCACCGTTAATAAACCATTTCAGGATCACAGCAGCAAGTAGCGCCCATAGCAGAGAGTAACCATAAAAAGCAGCAATGCGAGGTGTAAATAGTAACTCTCCTGAACCTGCAGCCGAAAGCATCCACAAAAAGCTTGGCCCGAGCCACTTTAAGTTTTCCCAACCGTGTGGTGACTCTGGTATATTTATCGTGTTTTGTTGGTGCTGTTGGCTAGATATTTGCACATTGGAATCGCGATCGCTTTTATTACTCATTTGGTGCATTCCGTTGAGAACTATAGTGGCTGATGAGATTGCTCTGATATTGCACTAGTTGGGAATTCCACTTATGCTGTAGTGATTCTCAATCTGTCCTTATTGCACTACTTCGGTAGATTCAGCAACAATCGCAGGTAATTTTTCTGAGAACGCTGGGATTGGACGAATTGCGTCTAAATTGTATTTTTTGGCTACCTCGTCTCTATCGAATCGACGCACAGTCCCTGTAACCTGAACGCGACTACCTACTTGAATATTTTCTGCTGGAGTCGAACTGACAACCAGCAAAAATTCATCACCAGCAAAATCTTTGTCATCCAAGGCAAATGCATTTCTACTGAGCGCATTTTGAACTTCAGCAGTTACGGTTACAGTTTTGCCCAAAAATGTGCTGGAGTTATCAACAATGTTATCTATCGTCACCTCTTTTGGCTCTATTGCTGCACTTGGTTCTGAATTAGCCGTAACTGTTGGTTTAGGAGTACAACTAGAGAGGATAAGTACGGCTAGAAGCAGTAGAAAGATTGCTCCTTGATGTTGATTGTTTGTGTTCATGAATGTCGAACTCCTTCAGATCAATCTCTTCTGGTGCGATTTCTACTTCTTGCCAATCGTTCAGAATAAGACCTAAGCGATGGATGATCCTTTTCATTAATTTCGTATAATGAAGGGTCATTTTCATATTTGTAAGTTTCTCGGTCAAAGGGAGGGTTAGCAGATTCAGGAATATGAATTGTTCTTTCGTCTGTGTGGGGAACTGATAAAGATGCGACTTGACCCAAAGCCATTGGCCCATAAGGTACGGTTGGTGGAACCGGATTACCTAATGGATCGACAGTATAAATTGGGTCGCTAGCAGTAACACCAGAACGATAACCTGCTCGTACCCGTTCTTCATAGTCATCATCAATTCGTAGTTCTTCGCTAAACTCAGGTAAACTCTCTACTTGTTCTTTAGTCAAACCTTTGGCATAAACTCGCTTTTGGGCAAAGTCTATTCGAGAACGACCGATTGGTAATAGAACTTGTTTGCCGAAAATCCATAAACCTAAATTAATGACAAGGTAGCGAAAGCTACCGTCATCTTCATCAACTAAAATGTCTTTGATAGTGGCAATTTTTTCATTATTTATATCTGAATAAACACTGAAATCAATCAGGTTGTTATTGCCAAATATTTCAGTATAATTGGGATTGAAATCTTTTATTTTTAATAGTGCCATTGTGTATTCCTTCTGTGTATTACTGAATTTAAAAATGAAAGGTGATTAATACAGTCAACTGTTGAACAATAAAACTCAAAATTTCATGAATCCACATAAATGCTTTTCTATCTAATTTTCGAGTTGGTTTTTACTAATTAAAGCTCTGCCAATCAGCAAATTAGTCTGCTAGTAACTTTTTGATAATATTGAAGACTGCACCTCCACCACACTTGCCATATCAGAAACTTTTCGATATTCCTTACAAGTCTTCGTTTAGATCTGTTTGTAAACGTTCTTCAGCATGGGTTTCTCGGGCAATAACAGGCGAATTAATACTGTCGTTCACGTCAAACTCCTGCTTAAGTTGAGCAACCCAAGTTTTGATTCGTTCTTCAGTCAAATCAGATTGATTATCTTCATCCAGAGCAAGACCTACAAATTTACCATCGCGAATAGCTTTCGATTCATTAAATTCATATCCTTCAGTAGACCAATAGCCTATTGTTTCGCCTCCTTGTTCAGAAATTTTTTCCTCTAGAATACCTATCGCATCCTGGAAGGTATCTGGATAACCAACCTGGTCTCCTGCTCCAAAATAAGCAACTTTTTTACCACTAAAGTTAATGTTATCTAGCTCATCGTAGAAATCTTCCCAATCACTTTGCAATTCACCAATATTCCATGTGGGACAACCAATGATGATATAACTATACTCATTAAAATCACTCGGTTCCGATTTGGAAATGTCATTCAAATCCACAACGCTTTCCCCTCCAAATTCTTTCTGAATCATTTCCGCTTCGGTTTGAGTGTTACCTGTTTGAGTGCCAAAAAATAATCCAATTTTAGCCATTGTTATTTCCTCTTTTTTTAGTTCTGGTTTAAGGAAAGCTACGTACATCAGACAACTGCTGCACTAGTTGTAATTAGTGCAGCCGTACGGCGATCGCCCATGATGGCTAAATCACGAATCGGTGGAAAGTCACAATTCACATTAAGCCCCTTGACCCATGTATTGCATCAGCCCTCCATCTACCACGAGGGTTGTGCCATGAATATACTTGGCATCACTGGAAGCTAGGAATACTGCGGCATGAGCGATTTCCTGTGGTTCCGCAGCTCGTTTGAGCGGAATTGACTGTACCTGCTGTTTCCAAACTTCTGGGTCATCCTTCGCTGACTGGTTAAAGGGGGTCAGCACCATTCCTGGAGCAATATTATTGATATTAATCCCTTTCTCTGCCAGTTCTAAGGCAAGCGTTCTGGTCAAATTCCGCAAGCCTCCCTTGGCAACATCATAGTCAGCGGCTCCGGCTCTGGGAATCTCCTGGTGGACACTGGTGATATTAATAATCACGCCCCGCTTATCCATGCCTTCTAGTCCCCGGTTATATCTTATTAAATTTTAAATAACAACAACAACAACAGCGTAGCTGATATTAAGTTTTATCACTACGTTGTTTTTATGTACAAGAACAATAGTAATCTAAGTCTATAACGTAAATAGCGATATTAAGGGTAGGNNNNNNNNNNNNNNNNNNNNNNNNNNNNNNNNNNNNNNNNNNNNNNNNNNNNNNNNNNNNNNNNNNNNNNNNNNNNNNNNNNNNNNNNNNNNNNNNNNNNCCTTTTTCGGAGATGTTAGCTCAGTATCCACTTGAAACGTTGTAGAAAATGACAACAGCGTATAATCACTTGCTTATCTACGTTGTAGACTTTAAAAACGACATAATCGGGGATGAAATGCTGGCAGCAAAGGAAGGGGCCATAAAGGTTGGTTTTGATTGCCCGATCCCAGCGTTCATAGGGCATATCTTTGACTGGTATCCCAGCCGAGTCTATACCGGCGTTATTTACCAGAATCGTTGGAGTCCCCAACTTGTCTTGAACTGCCTGGAACAGTTGCTCTACTTGCGCGGGTTGGCTTTGGTCGAGTTGAACAACGATCGCTTTTTGACCCGCTGCCTCGATTAATTTTTGGGTGTGTTCGGCACCCTGACGGTCTTCTAGATAGGTGACAGCGACATCTGCACCCTCACGGCAAAGGCGATCGCAGTAGCCTGTCCAATGCCGGAGTCGGAGCCGGTGATTACAGCTATTTCTTTCGCCAGTTTCCGATCTGCCATAGTGAAAATTCTCCTAGTTTATGACAAACTATTACCCCTCTTTTAGTAATGCTGATTACTAGTG containing:
- a CDS encoding Nramp family divalent metal transporter; protein product: MSNKSDRDSNVQISSQQHQQNTINIPESPHGWENLKWLGPSFLWMLSAAGSGELLFTPRIAAFYGYSLLWALLAAVILKWFINGEVGRFSVCTGATILEGFKQLPGPKNWAIWLILLPQLVVAISTVAGLAGAAATALILVTGGGVQLWTVIIIVVTAAIVLLGQYNVLEKISSYVGIARTIAVVTAAIFVFPSFRQLAAGLVPQIPQNVRYEEILPWLGFMLAGAAGLMWYSYWVEARGYGAASVKGQERIDPKQLNREEKKKLRGWINLMTISNTLAVVGALLAALSFLILGSELLRPQGLVPQENQVAETLGTLLGDLWGPFGFWFMVLIVFITFCSTVLSVEDGFGRMFADGTQIILQGFGVRGRWTNEKFLQRFYIVVLLAVLPIAVYLFFGQPVGLLQTAGAIEAAHIPIVTGLTLFLNHRMLPKELRPSKIIFGGTAIAGIFFAVFAVIYLLQLIGVIGFKNN
- a CDS encoding DedA family protein, yielding MLNWITNIISSMGYLGIALLMVLENIFPPIPSEVIMPLAGFTVQQGNLNLLFVILAGTVGSVLGALPWYYIGKRVGEKRLRQWVNKHGKWLTLSGEDIDKSKRWFKKYGWAVVFFGRLIPAIRTLISIPAGFEEMPFLPFLLYSTVGTLVWVGLLSYAGFVLGQNYQLVKKYLSPISIVVVVVLVVGLGIWFIRRRKKRQKGNN
- the fldA gene encoding flavodoxin FldA, with product MAKIGLFFGTQTGNTQTEAEMIQKEFGGESVVDLNDISKSEPSDFNEYSYIIIGCPTWNIGELQSDWEDFYDELDNINFSGKKVAYFGAGDQVGYPDTFQDAIGILEEKISEQGGETIGYWSTEGYEFNESKAIRDGKFVGLALDEDNQSDLTEERIKTWVAQLKQEFDVNDSINSPVIARETHAEERLQTDLNEDL
- a CDS encoding permease; the protein is MLNQIGQALLTSAGILWKSFWALVFGYTVSATIQVIVTRSQMARVLGKRGWKQAALAGFFGFISSSCSFAAIAASRSVLVKGAHPVNALSFLIASTNLVIELGIVLWVLLGWKFFVGNFLLGTLMIIIINISNIDNSILRNG
- a CDS encoding PRC-barrel domain-containing protein — translated: MALLKIKDFNPNYTEIFGNNNLIDFSVYSDINNEKIATIKDILVDEDDGSFRYLVINLGLWIFGKQVLLPIGRSRIDFAQKRVYAKGLTKEQVESLPEFSEELRIDDDYEERVRAGYRSGVTASDPIYTVDPLGNPVPPTVPYGPMALGQVASLSVPHTDERTIHIPESANPPFDRETYKYENDPSLYEINEKDHPSLRSYSERLARSRNRTRRD
- a CDS encoding YdcF family protein, with protein sequence MLLSYRFKKRYFALAVICLTPVILPVIAITAFSIYLYNSKNNIHQADAAIVLGAAAWEDKPSPVFRERINHAINLYKTGNVHNIIFTGGIGKNSEYAEAIVGKQYAIAHGVKKSDILIEAESLTTLQNIKNALKVASSTQLSKFLIVSDPLHLKRAVLMAQDLGMDAHPSGTPTSRYRSFKSKLKFLVRETYSYFIYLLLRI
- a CDS encoding membrane protein — its product is MFAVAEQSVSNSNILLISALCAIFLAIIHIFSGKLRFLRTIPRSRWLSFGSGVSVAYVFVHILPELSQAQETIQNIDFRIAFLEHHVYLVALVGLSVFYALERLAKRSRQNNQKAGQRDITSSGVFWIHIASFGVYNALIGYLLLHREEPGIESLLLFFFAMALHFVVNDNGLREHHKEIYDRIGRWLLAAAIIVGWVIGSGTEIHRAAVAVLFAFLAGGVVLNVLKEELPEERESRFWAFALGAVSYAALLLTF
- the pstS gene encoding phosphate ABC transporter substrate-binding protein PstS, coding for MLQKFRNIISNHTKTPHWILTVTGVALTTGLLSCQPQTPGNQVSLSGAGASFPAPLYQTWFNAYNQQNPNIRINYQSIGSGAGVNQYLEGTVDFGATDAPLTEQERQKFRTKYNAEPIQVPLTGGAVVFAYNLEGNVKNLRLSRQAYCGIVQGDIKTWDNPLIAKQNPNVNLPNTPIRFVHRSDGSGTTFLFTNHISKACPNWKAGVGKSISWPTGIGAKGNEGITAQIQQTQGAIGYVEYAYARENNLNMATLENQAGQFVDPSPESAARALEGQTIPQNFALEIPDPPGQQAYPIVGLTWLLLYNQYDNPAKATTLKNFINWALTEGDKYASQLGYIPISNDLAQRVQSTVSEKIAAQ
- a CDS encoding SDR family oxidoreductase produces the protein MDKRGVIINITSVHQEIPRAGAADYDVAKGGLRNLTRTLALELAEKGININNIAPGMVLTPFNQSAKDDPEVWKQQVQSIPLKRAAEPQEIAHAAVFLASSDAKYIHGTTLVVDGGLMQYMGQGA
- a CDS encoding DUF1206 domain-containing protein — protein: MTQPNLPTNKIKKPVKQAVAHPAFERLARLGYAAKGVVYFVVGFLAAQVAIGVGGRITDISGAFLAIVSQPFGKFLLGFLSFGIVGYVLWRLVQTIFDPENSDQPMNAKRFIKRFGYAFNALAYASIALTAVQIIIDADDINRNSTEDWTARLLAQPFGQWLVGLVGAIAIGVGIYYLYEAYKGKFRRQFKLHEMTAIEQTWAMRIGRFGIASRGVVFGIIGIFFIQAARLSNANKARGLGEALAILAQQPFGALILGLVASGLIAYGIHSMVEARYRKITNSNVRI